In Geminocystis sp. NIES-3709, a single genomic region encodes these proteins:
- a CDS encoding calcium-binding protein, protein MFNSTLNLDLLPPITLYVNFIDGTIENDELIGTNDRDNIQGYNGNDLILARNGNDYVDGGEGMDTIYGGEGNDVIDGNSDMDWLYGQSGNDTIKGGDRTDNISGGTGNDFIYGDSGSDKIQGNEGDDFLYGGNESDYIEGNEGDDFIDGGLGDDTLYGGIFYTAGFTISDDDFILGGFGNDRIYAGNGNDWLEGGEGNDWLEGGGEGIEWLNGNKDDDLIIGDAGNDTLLGGYGNDYLSGGSGRDILMGGSGIDRLRGGTEADRFIYTIAQNSNYGHFIIEDFEDQIDTIVIENLSRKHLLTQMGSDTYIYHDTGNYSNRYDSADDLLGIVHNINTNQLNYSSYLNNGYFS, encoded by the coding sequence ATGTTTAATTCAACCTTAAATTTAGATCTATTACCTCCTATTACTCTTTATGTTAATTTTATCGATGGTACGATCGAAAATGACGAATTAATCGGCACAAATGATCGAGATAATATACAAGGGTACAATGGAAATGACTTGATATTAGCCAGAAATGGGAATGATTATGTCGATGGTGGAGAAGGAATGGACACTATCTACGGTGGAGAAGGAAACGATGTCATCGACGGAAATTCAGACATGGATTGGTTATATGGACAAAGTGGGAATGATACCATCAAAGGCGGAGATAGAACAGATAATATAAGTGGTGGTACAGGAAATGATTTTATCTATGGAGATAGTGGTTCAGACAAAATACAAGGCAATGAAGGGGATGATTTTTTATACGGTGGGAATGAAAGTGATTATATAGAGGGAAATGAGGGAGATGATTTTATTGATGGTGGTTTAGGTGATGATACCTTATACGGTGGAATTTTTTATACTGCTGGATTCACTATTAGTGATGATGATTTTATTTTGGGCGGTTTTGGGAACGATCGAATCTATGCAGGAAACGGAAATGATTGGTTAGAAGGAGGAGAAGGAAATGATTGGTTAGAAGGAGGAGGAGAAGGTATTGAGTGGTTAAACGGAAATAAAGATGATGATTTGATCATTGGAGATGCAGGAAACGATACCCTTTTAGGAGGATACGGCAACGACTATCTTTCAGGTGGTAGTGGACGGGATATATTAATGGGAGGTTCTGGTATCGATCGACTCAGAGGTGGTACAGAAGCTGACAGGTTTATTTATACTATTGCTCAAAATAGTAATTATGGTCATTTTATCATCGAAGATTTTGAAGATCAAATAGATACGATAGTGATTGAGAATTTAAGCAGAAAACATCTTTTAACACAAATGGGTTCAGATACTTATATTTATCATGACACTGGCAACTACTCTAATCGTTATGATAGTGCCGATGATTTATTAGGAATTGTTCACAATATTAACACCAATCAACTTAACTATAGTTCATATCTCAATAATGGTTACTTTTCATAA
- the aroH gene encoding chorismate mutase, translated as MENMHLTWEGSKKLMSNVRAIRGATTASANTMEAMRDAVRELLTDIETRNQLKYEDVISVIFTVTPDLDAVFPAAIAREYHQWTNIPLLDLQQMQVKGSLEKCIRVLIYINTSKPQTEMYHSYLRKAENLRPDLSLIHSQ; from the coding sequence ATGGAAAATATGCACTTAACTTGGGAAGGGAGTAAGAAGTTGATGTCGAATGTACGGGCAATTCGAGGCGCTACTACCGCCTCAGCAAATACTATGGAAGCCATGAGAGATGCTGTAAGAGAATTATTGACGGACATCGAAACCCGTAATCAACTCAAATATGAAGACGTTATTAGCGTTATTTTTACCGTCACTCCTGATTTAGATGCCGTATTTCCTGCTGCGATCGCTAGAGAATACCATCAGTGGACAAACATACCTTTACTAGATTTACAACAAATGCAAGTAAAAGGTAGTCTTGAAAAGTGTATTAGAGTTCTAATCTATATCAATACAAGCAAACCACAGACAGAAATGTATCATTCTTACCTCCGAAAAGCTGAGAATTTGCGTCCAGATTTAAGTCTAATTCATTCTCAGTAA
- the sppA gene encoding signal peptide peptidase SppA has product MIWPFKPSSTKKIARIEITGAIGSKTREQVLEALEVVEEKKFPALLLRIDSPGGTVADSQEIYSALKKLGEKIKIVASFGNISASGGVYVGVGANYIVSNPGTITGSVGVIIRGNNLQKLLDKVGVSFKVIKSGPYKDILSFDRDLTNEEESILQQLIDSTYEQFVQTVAEGRKLSVETVKSFADGRIFSGQQALELGLVDRLGTEKDAFRWACELVKLNPDKTECQTIEQPKSFVDRFLNGRTQVKSGVGSAINWLEFELATNGQPLWLYRP; this is encoded by the coding sequence ATGATTTGGCCTTTTAAACCATCATCTACAAAAAAAATCGCTCGTATTGAAATCACAGGTGCGATCGGATCTAAAACTAGAGAACAAGTATTAGAGGCTTTAGAAGTCGTAGAAGAAAAGAAATTTCCAGCACTATTATTAAGAATAGACTCCCCCGGCGGCACTGTAGCGGATTCTCAAGAGATTTACTCTGCTTTGAAGAAATTAGGGGAAAAAATCAAAATAGTGGCTAGTTTTGGCAATATTTCCGCTTCTGGTGGTGTTTATGTTGGGGTGGGGGCGAATTATATTGTCTCAAATCCGGGTACTATTACTGGTAGTGTGGGGGTGATTATTAGGGGTAATAATCTACAAAAATTGTTGGATAAGGTAGGAGTTTCTTTTAAAGTCATCAAATCAGGCCCTTATAAAGATATACTATCCTTCGATCGAGATTTGACCAACGAAGAAGAAAGTATTTTACAACAGTTAATTGATAGTACCTATGAGCAATTTGTGCAAACGGTAGCCGAGGGAAGAAAATTAAGTGTAGAAACGGTGAAAAGTTTTGCTGATGGACGTATTTTTAGTGGACAACAGGCTTTAGAATTAGGGTTAGTCGATCGATTAGGTACTGAAAAAGACGCATTTAGATGGGCTTGTGAATTGGTGAAACTTAATCCAGACAAAACAGAATGCCAAACTATCGAACAACCTAAATCTTTTGTCGATCGTTTTCTTAATGGACGAACTCAGGTAAAATCAGGAGTAGGATCTGCTATTAATTGGTTAGAATTTGAATTGGCTACTAATGGTCAACCTTTATGGCTATATCGTCCTTAA
- the fumC gene encoding class II fumarate hydratase → MTETNKDTRIEKDSMGEIEVKSDRYWGAQTQRSIHYFSIGEDKMPLEVIKALAIVKKAAAITNNQLGVLSTEKTQLINQVADEIIEGKLDDHFPLYVWMTGSGTQSNMNVNEVIANRAIEIVGGELGSKNPIHPNDDVNKSQSSNDVFPTAMNIAVSIAINERLIPKVTKLRDALEEKAEAWKEIIKIGRTHLQDAVPLSLGQEFSGYVGMLEDNLTRINQALPGIYQLALGGTALGTGINAPIGFPAKSAQCIAELTGLPFITAPNKFTVMGAHDAMVMLSSTLKTLACSLYKIANDIRLLACGPRAGFNELQLPENEPGSSIMPGKVNPTQCEALAMVAVQVMGYDTAVGFAGASGILDMNVYKPMMVYNVLQSIKILSDSCNNFTDFTVKDMTPNLPRINELVNQSLMLVTALSPKIGYDKASKIAHLAHKKHLTLKQATLELDYLTAEEFDRAIDLRQMAYPHE, encoded by the coding sequence ATGACTGAGACAAATAAAGATACTCGTATTGAAAAAGATAGCATGGGCGAAATTGAAGTAAAATCCGATCGATACTGGGGCGCACAAACGCAACGATCGATACATTATTTTTCCATTGGGGAAGATAAAATGCCCCTAGAAGTAATAAAAGCCCTTGCCATCGTCAAAAAAGCAGCCGCCATTACTAATAACCAATTGGGAGTGTTATCTACAGAAAAAACCCAACTCATTAACCAAGTCGCCGATGAAATTATCGAGGGAAAGTTAGATGATCATTTTCCCCTGTACGTTTGGATGACAGGGAGCGGTACACAATCTAATATGAATGTTAATGAAGTTATTGCTAATCGTGCCATTGAAATTGTCGGAGGAGAATTAGGCAGTAAAAACCCTATTCATCCTAATGATGATGTGAATAAGTCTCAGTCTTCAAATGATGTCTTTCCTACCGCTATGAATATAGCAGTTTCGATCGCAATTAATGAACGTTTAATCCCCAAAGTAACAAAATTAAGAGACGCATTAGAGGAAAAAGCTGAGGCATGGAAAGAAATTATAAAAATTGGTAGAACTCATTTACAAGATGCAGTACCCTTGAGTTTAGGGCAAGAATTTTCTGGTTATGTGGGGATGTTAGAGGATAATTTAACGAGAATAAATCAAGCCTTACCCGGAATTTATCAATTGGCTTTAGGAGGCACAGCCCTAGGTACAGGTATAAATGCACCTATAGGCTTTCCAGCCAAATCCGCCCAATGTATCGCTGAATTGACGGGTTTACCCTTCATAACTGCCCCGAATAAATTTACCGTCATGGGCGCTCATGATGCTATGGTAATGTTAAGCTCAACCTTAAAAACCCTTGCTTGTTCACTATATAAAATCGCTAATGATATTCGTTTATTGGCTTGTGGCCCTAGGGCGGGATTTAATGAGTTACAATTACCAGAAAATGAACCCGGATCGTCTATAATGCCGGGAAAGGTAAACCCGACACAGTGTGAAGCGTTAGCTATGGTGGCGGTGCAAGTTATGGGTTATGATACGGCGGTGGGTTTTGCCGGGGCAAGTGGTATTTTAGATATGAATGTTTATAAGCCTATGATGGTTTACAATGTTCTCCAATCCATCAAAATTTTATCTGATAGCTGTAACAACTTTACTGACTTTACCGTTAAGGATATGACACCGAATCTCCCCAGAATCAATGAGTTAGTGAATCAATCTTTGATGTTAGTAACGGCACTTAGTCCGAAAATTGGTTATGATAAAGCCTCGAAAATTGCCCATCTTGCCCATAAAAAACACCTTACCCTAAAACAAGCCACCCTCGAATTAGATTATCTCACGGCAGAAGAATTCGATCGAGCTATTGATTTAAGACAAATGGCTTACCCTCATGAGTAA
- the era gene encoding GTPase Era has protein sequence MSNLIESFLPIIPIASDEFKSGFVAIIGRPNVGKSTLMNYLVGQKVAITSPVAQTTRNRLRGILTTPEAQIIFVDTPGIHKPHHELGKVLVQNAISAINNADVVLFVVDASSSAGGGDRYITELLHKSKTPIILGLNKSDLQGEDREKLNESYQEICQENWQIVNFSAITGEGLDNLQQELITKLDYGPYYYPPDLVTDQPERFIIGELIREQILLSTKEEIPHSVAVTVEKMEESPKLTKIYAAISVERNSQKSIMIGHKGSMLKEIGSASRQQMQKLLSGKVYLELFVKVEPKWRQSRLRLAEFGYQVDN, from the coding sequence ATGTCTAACCTTATTGAATCATTTTTACCCATTATTCCCATTGCATCCGATGAGTTTAAATCAGGGTTTGTCGCTATTATCGGACGTCCGAATGTTGGTAAATCTACTTTAATGAATTACTTAGTGGGGCAAAAAGTAGCAATTACTTCTCCCGTAGCACAAACTACTCGTAATCGTTTACGGGGCATTTTAACCACTCCAGAGGCACAAATTATTTTCGTTGATACTCCCGGTATTCACAAGCCACACCATGAATTAGGTAAGGTTTTGGTACAAAATGCTATTTCAGCTATTAATAATGCTGATGTGGTTTTATTTGTGGTAGATGCTTCTTCTTCTGCGGGGGGGGGCGATCGATATATTACCGAATTATTACACAAGAGCAAGACACCGATAATTTTAGGATTAAACAAAAGTGACTTACAAGGAGAAGATAGGGAAAAACTCAATGAAAGTTATCAGGAAATTTGTCAAGAAAACTGGCAAATAGTTAATTTTTCAGCAATAACAGGAGAAGGATTAGATAATTTACAACAGGAATTAATAACAAAACTAGATTATGGCCCTTACTATTATCCCCCTGATTTGGTAACGGATCAACCAGAGAGATTTATCATTGGAGAATTAATTAGAGAACAAATATTATTATCAACGAAAGAAGAAATACCCCATTCCGTAGCGGTAACAGTGGAAAAGATGGAAGAAAGTCCAAAACTTACCAAGATTTATGCGGCGATTAGTGTGGAGAGAAATTCTCAAAAATCTATCATGATTGGTCATAAAGGAAGTATGTTAAAAGAAATTGGATCGGCATCTCGTCAACAAATGCAAAAATTATTAAGTGGTAAAGTCTATTTAGAGTTATTTGTCAAAGTTGAACCAAAATGGCGACAATCACGATTAAGATTAGCCGAATTTGGCTATCAAGTTGATAATTAG
- a CDS encoding succinylglutamate desuccinylase/aspartoacylase family protein, whose product MFPDYQLIKIQTLASGDILEIPTYTFEGKKGDKKVYIQANLHGAEIVGNAVIYELIRFFSKLNNNDIQGKILLVPVCNPTGINQRNLFFSTGRYSPYDGYNWNRIFWDYSHEKVNFDNFVAENINLNNQEIQANFLKDILNKFKEKIDNINLDRSISFSEHYRNILQSLSLDANYIIDIHSSSVKAIDYLYCFDFRQNSADYFLFDYAILMNKYDGNAFDEAFLNPWLILEKKFIQAGRNITFDVESWTLELGSGMTVNEESVTKGVRGIINYLCAKNMLNLDLIIPSKTTKFVPKNTIKSYYAPQGGIIRNRRREGTSVKKGDILYQLLSFSKGKVMPTIIEIKSADEGIIFDVSTNDTVNQGEYILGIFPHV is encoded by the coding sequence ATGTTTCCTGATTATCAATTAATAAAAATCCAAACTTTAGCTAGTGGAGATATTTTAGAGATACCAACTTATACTTTTGAGGGAAAAAAAGGTGATAAAAAAGTATATATTCAAGCTAATTTACATGGTGCAGAAATTGTTGGTAATGCAGTTATTTATGAACTAATTAGGTTTTTTAGTAAATTAAATAATAATGATATTCAAGGAAAAATTTTATTAGTACCTGTATGTAATCCAACAGGAATTAATCAGAGAAATCTCTTTTTTTCAACAGGAAGATATAGTCCTTATGATGGGTATAATTGGAATCGTATTTTCTGGGATTATAGTCATGAGAAAGTTAATTTTGATAATTTTGTTGCAGAAAATATCAATCTAAATAATCAAGAAATACAAGCTAATTTTTTAAAGGATATTCTTAATAAGTTTAAAGAAAAAATTGATAATATCAATCTCGATCGTAGTATTTCTTTTTCTGAACATTACCGCAATATTTTACAATCCTTGTCTTTAGATGCTAATTATATTATAGATATTCATAGCTCCAGTGTCAAAGCGATCGACTATCTTTATTGTTTTGATTTTCGTCAAAATAGTGCTGATTATTTTCTCTTTGATTATGCTATTTTAATGAATAAATATGATGGGAATGCTTTTGATGAAGCCTTTTTAAATCCTTGGTTAATATTAGAAAAAAAGTTTATTCAAGCAGGAAGAAATATCACTTTTGACGTAGAATCATGGACTTTAGAATTAGGCTCAGGAATGACAGTGAATGAAGAATCTGTAACCAAAGGTGTTAGGGGAATTATTAACTATTTATGTGCAAAAAATATGCTTAATTTAGATCTGATAATACCCTCAAAAACTACTAAATTTGTACCTAAAAATACCATTAAAAGTTATTACGCACCCCAAGGAGGAATTATTCGGAATCGCCGGAGGGAAGGTACAAGTGTTAAAAAGGGTGATATTCTTTATCAACTTCTGTCATTTTCTAAAGGGAAGGTAATGCCCACTATAATAGAGATAAAATCAGCAGATGAAGGCATAATTTTTGATGTCTCTACTAACGATACTGTAAATCAAGGCGAGTATATTTTAGGTATTTTTCCCCATGTCTAA
- the gcvP gene encoding aminomethyl-transferring glycine dehydrogenase produces the protein MLDLDNINSSPPSEDSLIASPTSHNALSKDKDIFKHRHIGIGEKEQLLMLKKLGYGDLDTLIDSAVPQAIRLRNPLQLPSPQTEIEALATLKSIAQENKVYRSYIGMGYYNCITPAVIQRNILENPNWYTAYTPYQPEIAQGRLEALLNFQTMIIDFTGLEIANASLLDEATAAAEAMTMSYAVTKHKSNTFFVDRNCHPQTIEVIKTRAKYLEIELIIDNPQTFDFETSIFGALFQYPASDGTIYDYTNVIEQIHQQKGLVTLAADLLSLALLKSPGELNADIAVGNTQRFGVPLGYGGPHAAYFATKDEYKRQVPGRIVGVSKDVHGQPALRLALQTREQHIRRDKATSNICTAQVLLAVIASTYAVYHGEEGIKNIALRVHKLTKILAKGLEKLGYQIKSPYFFDTITIEIEDYDSVLSLAESNLINFRYDKNSIGISLDETTTLKDVKQILAIFGQNELSIEHLAIDNLGIPSDMQRQSRYLTETVFNQYHSETELLRYLHRLESKDLSLTTSMIALGSCTMKLNATAEMLPVTWAEFNSIHPFAPLSQTQGYQTLFSQLEAWLAEITGFAGISLQPNAGSQGEYAGLQVIRKYHDSRGDFARSICLIPESAHGTNPASAVMCGLKVIPVKCDTEGDINIEDLKAKAEKYKDKLAALMITYPSTHGVFEEGIKNICGIIHAFGGQVYLDGANMNAQVGLCRPGDFGADVCHLNLHKTFCIPHGGGGPGVGPIGVMPHLVPFLPLSYQLSAISYQSLEISNSDSIGMVSAAPWGSASILPISWMYIAMMGSQGLTDATKIAILNANYIAHRLAPHYPILFTGKSGLVAHECIIDLRPLRKTAQIEVEDVAKRLIDYGFHAPTMSWPVAGTMMIEPTESESLAELDRFCDAMISIRQEISSIEMGTMDHEDNVLKNAPHTAISLISEDWSHPYSREDAGYPDIFTKQHKFWPVVGRIDNAYGDRNLVCSCIGMDQYNTKET, from the coding sequence ATGCTTGATTTAGACAACATCAATTCTTCTCCCCCCTCAGAAGATAGTTTAATAGCTTCACCAACTTCTCATAATGCTCTTAGTAAAGATAAAGATATATTTAAACATCGTCATATCGGTATCGGTGAAAAAGAACAACTACTGATGTTGAAAAAGTTAGGTTATGGTGATTTAGATACCTTAATTGATTCCGCAGTACCTCAAGCTATTCGTCTTAGGAATCCTTTACAATTACCCTCTCCTCAAACAGAAATTGAAGCCTTAGCTACTTTAAAATCGATCGCCCAAGAAAATAAGGTATATCGTTCTTATATTGGCATGGGTTATTATAACTGCATCACTCCTGCGGTTATTCAACGTAATATCCTAGAAAATCCCAATTGGTACACTGCTTATACTCCCTACCAACCCGAAATCGCCCAAGGAAGATTGGAAGCATTATTAAACTTCCAAACCATGATTATCGACTTCACTGGGTTAGAAATTGCCAACGCTTCTCTGTTAGATGAAGCCACCGCCGCCGCCGAAGCCATGACGATGAGTTATGCTGTTACTAAACATAAGTCTAATACTTTTTTTGTCGATCGAAACTGTCATCCTCAAACCATTGAGGTTATTAAAACAAGAGCAAAATATCTCGAAATTGAGCTAATTATTGATAATCCTCAGACTTTTGACTTTGAAACGTCTATTTTTGGTGCTTTATTTCAATATCCTGCTTCTGATGGCACAATTTACGATTATACAAATGTCATTGAGCAAATTCATCAACAAAAAGGTCTTGTGACTCTTGCCGCCGATTTGTTAAGTCTTGCCCTCTTAAAATCCCCCGGTGAATTAAATGCTGACATCGCAGTAGGAAATACCCAACGTTTTGGTGTACCATTAGGTTATGGTGGTCCTCATGCGGCCTATTTTGCAACTAAAGACGAATATAAACGTCAAGTACCGGGACGTATCGTAGGAGTTTCCAAGGATGTACATGGACAACCAGCCTTAAGATTAGCTTTACAGACAAGAGAGCAACATATTCGCAGAGATAAGGCAACCAGTAATATTTGTACTGCTCAAGTTTTATTAGCCGTTATTGCTTCTACTTATGCGGTGTATCACGGGGAAGAAGGGATAAAAAATATTGCTTTAAGAGTTCATAAATTGACAAAAATTTTAGCAAAAGGTTTAGAAAAACTTGGTTATCAAATTAAATCTCCATACTTTTTCGACACTATAACGATCGAAATTGAAGATTATGATAGTGTTCTTTCTTTAGCTGAAAGTAATTTAATCAACTTCCGTTATGATAAAAACTCGATCGGAATTAGCCTTGATGAAACCACTACCCTTAAGGATGTTAAACAAATTTTAGCTATTTTCGGACAAAATGAGCTTAGTATTGAACATTTAGCCATAGATAACTTGGGTATTCCCTCAGATATGCAACGTCAAAGCCGTTATCTTACGGAAACAGTTTTCAATCAATATCACTCAGAGACAGAGTTACTACGTTATTTACACCGTCTCGAAAGTAAGGATTTATCTTTAACCACTTCTATGATTGCGTTAGGTTCGTGTACTATGAAACTTAATGCCACTGCCGAGATGTTGCCCGTGACATGGGCAGAATTTAACAGTATTCACCCCTTTGCACCTTTATCTCAAACTCAGGGTTATCAAACTCTTTTTTCTCAACTGGAGGCATGGTTAGCGGAAATTACAGGGTTTGCTGGTATCTCTTTGCAACCCAATGCAGGATCACAAGGAGAATATGCAGGGTTACAAGTTATTCGTAAATACCATGATAGTCGAGGGGATTTCGCACGATCGATCTGTTTAATTCCTGAATCTGCTCATGGTACAAATCCTGCCAGTGCGGTGATGTGTGGATTAAAAGTAATCCCCGTGAAATGTGATACAGAGGGAGATATTAATATTGAAGACTTAAAAGCGAAAGCGGAAAAATATAAGGATAAGTTAGCCGCATTGATGATTACTTATCCTTCTACTCACGGCGTTTTTGAAGAAGGCATCAAAAATATATGCGGTATTATCCATGCTTTTGGAGGACAAGTTTATCTTGACGGTGCGAATATGAATGCCCAAGTCGGTTTATGTCGCCCTGGAGATTTCGGTGCTGATGTATGTCACCTCAACTTACATAAAACTTTCTGTATTCCTCATGGTGGTGGTGGTCCGGGTGTAGGACCTATTGGGGTAATGCCTCATTTAGTCCCTTTTTTACCTCTTAGCTATCAGCTATCAGCTATCAGCTATCAGTCTTTAGAAATTAGTAATAGTGACTCTATAGGCATGGTTTCGGCGGCGCCTTGGGGAAGTGCGAGTATTTTACCTATCTCGTGGATGTATATTGCCATGATGGGAAGTCAAGGGTTAACTGATGCCACAAAAATAGCCATTCTCAATGCTAATTATATTGCTCATCGTCTTGCTCCTCATTATCCTATTCTTTTTACGGGGAAATCCGGGTTAGTTGCCCATGAGTGTATCATTGATTTACGTCCGTTGCGTAAAACTGCTCAGATTGAAGTGGAAGATGTTGCCAAGCGTTTAATTGACTATGGTTTTCATGCTCCTACTATGTCATGGCCTGTGGCTGGTACAATGATGATTGAACCGACAGAAAGTGAATCTTTAGCTGAACTCGATCGATTTTGTGATGCTATGATTAGTATTCGTCAGGAAATAAGCTCGATCGAAATGGGTACAATGGATCATGAGGATAATGTCTTAAAAAATGCCCCTCATACTGCTATTAGTCTTATTTCTGAGGATTGGAGTCATCCTTACAGTAGAGAAGATGCTGGGTATCCTGATATTTTTACTAAACAGCATAAATTCTGGCCTGTAGTTGGACGTATTGATAATGCTTACGGCGATCGAAATTTAGTATGTTCTTGTATAGGAATGGATCAATATAATACTAAAGAGACTTGA
- a CDS encoding DUF3593 domain-containing protein, which produces MESITLNFVSKETLFAVSLFPYLGFLWFLTKSQKMPKLALMGFYLLLLFVAITIPAGIYAETHFHTSLANVDWLHGGAEFFLTLSNIFVVLGFRQVVIQKEKE; this is translated from the coding sequence ATGGAATCTATTACTCTTAATTTTGTTAGTAAGGAAACATTATTTGCCGTTTCCTTGTTTCCCTATCTAGGGTTTTTGTGGTTTCTCACGAAATCTCAAAAAATGCCTAAACTTGCCCTGATGGGATTTTATTTGTTATTACTTTTTGTTGCCATCACTATTCCAGCAGGAATTTATGCAGAAACACATTTTCATACCTCTTTGGCTAATGTCGATTGGTTACACGGCGGTGCAGAATTTTTCTTAACTTTATCTAATATTTTTGTGGTGTTGGGATTTCGTCAAGTCGTGATTCAAAAAGAAAAAGAATAG